The following DNA comes from Anopheles coustani chromosome 2, idAnoCousDA_361_x.2, whole genome shotgun sequence.
AGTGCATCTCGTGCTTTACTACCGAACAGTTTCTCAAGATAGTTCGGTCCGTGTGACGCGAGCAGACTTTGTAGAAAGGACGCCGTTTCTTCAACAGGTGGACGCTTTGCTGCAAGAGGGTAATAGTTTGATAAATTACCATATGCACAAAACTTTACAGTACACCTTCGAGTGTAACAAGAGTGAACGTAGGAGCGATTCTCACCTGCTGTGCAAAGGCGCATATCCTCATCGTATCCATCGGAGCAATCAGGTGCTCCATCACAGAGATACTGAATGGAGATACAATTCCCATCACCAGGGCATTTGAAGGGTTCGTAAGGGTGGCAAGCCTCTGAAAAGCAGAATGAAAATTCACTTCCATAGTTGTTGCGGATATCAGCACAATAAAACGACGATGAGGACGAACAGAGGAGGTAAACGCCCTTTTTCCTAGCCATATTCGTTTCTTGGAATGCTTACCATTGCGCTTCGAAACAGCTGGTAGATGACCGTAAAGCCTACTGAGATCGATTCCCAATATCGCTAATGGAAACGAGACGAAAAACACATTCCCTATCCAGAACAAACTTGTAGGAGCCATAGCTTAAAGAATTGTGGACCGCGATGTGGACTGATTGCTCTTATATTCCCGAAAACTTCGATTTTCGGTTCGATTTCGAACGCGCTATAACGCACTCCCACTAAATATCCTTGTAAGGGAAACGTCGCGCACAACGACGTCTTTGTCGTTTTCGTGTTGATGCCAAGTCTCTTCGAAAACGATTTCAACCAAATCTTAAACTATAAAATTAATCTTGTTACACGAACAGAGAACTACAGTCTGGTAAGCAAGTAAACTACACATTGAATAAAGATAACTTTCGCTTCGTTTCGCCCCGAACTGACTGGCGTAGTGCGTTAAATTGGTTAGAAGACTACAAAGCAAGATTTTCCTCAAACAAGAACGAAAAATGACTGTGGAAAACTCCCGCGAAGAACGAGAGGTCCGAACGATCGTGAACGCCAACGCGTGTACGTgagaacgaaacgaaccacTCGCGTCCAAACCACTTCGGGTCGTCCTGCTCAACTGCGGCCGAAGCCCCAGGCTTCCCAGGATGCCCTTTAAAGCGCCCAGCGAGTCCTCCTGCTATTGTCGTGGCGCCCACACTTTTCCGATTTTCCTAACCGAACTGTTCTCAATGACCTTTTTTTCCGCCACACAGTTGAATATCGGAGAATGAACGATTCATTGAAGCTTGCTCTGATGTGTCGAGAAAGCTGTGTTAGTATCGCTCACCAACATTTGCTACGCAAACAAATGTGTGACCGTGCAATGCGCTCGTACGccttggaaaaggaaaacgaatgcATCGGTTCCGTGTATTGGACTTGACTTTCCAAATAATCGCGCTTGCGCTTGTGCGTGaaaaaatgtatgcaaataCATACAGCAAATAACTGCAGTTTGACGTCGGGAATGATGGTATAAATTATTCATCTACGTGGCCTACATGCTAGCTCATGAAAAAAAGGTACGACACTgatgtttgttggtttgtttcgcTGGTTTAGACAAGCGAGTATGAAAAAACCCAGCTCTTGGAGCACTAGAACTTAGCAAGCTTTTATTTGGAATAGCTTTTAATGAAAGCTTTATTAAAAGCTCTGTGATACTTTATAGAGTAAAGCGGGGCAACACAAAGTATTTGGCATATTGAAGCAATTTATTTCGGATTTCTCATTTGCATTTACCTGTACATACTTCTTATCCGGAAAGAAAATTGGGCAAGTTCTTTTCGATATCGATATGGTTAATTCAattaacatatgtatttatttcCAGTTAAATTCAGTTTAAAGTGAATTAAagcataaatcaaataaataccAAGTTTGTTACATAACAGGAGTTTGGGTAGATGCAGCGATTTTTAGGAAGATATGGTCGAGTCTAGAACTAACTTTTAACTTTATGCTTGTTTCTCTAAGTGCTGATGAAGACACAGGCTATGTGTAAAAAAAGTTgcttacatttgttttgttttacgtttcACTGCTTATATATAATTTGAAAGGATAATGCCTCCAACCGATTTTCATAATTGAAAacttcaaaacatcaaaatcaaaacattacaTTCAATCAATGGATCTAAATATACAGGACGCTAAATAAGGTCCAGTTAGTATTTATTCTGCTACGCCACATTCTGTTTAGCTTTTCTTCCTGAACTTTTTTTACTAACACATTTCGTTTAACGTATGCCAATTTTAGCGATTTTTAATATGGTTACTCCGAAAAATTGTGGTGAATCGTTCGCGGACATAATTGGCAAGCATGGCGTTAACATTCGCTTAGAAGAGGTCTAACATTCGTAGAATTGTGTTGGTAGGGAATTGTTTCTCATTCAATTATCATTTGAACGTTTCTTTCATCGCTATCAAGCCCGCATTTTAAAGCATAAGTGTTTAagtgtttaatgtttgaaatttGGGCTTTCGAGACAGCTGAACGGTTAGAGAATCAACTTTGGCGACATGAGTTGGAATTCCATCCGAGACCGAACCCTCTTCTTCTACGAGAGGACTATCCATCGAAACTCTAGTTACCCCAAAAAAGAAAGCGTCTTTGGCCTAAacacggtcgttacgccaaagaAGTAGAAGTTTTATTCTACACAGGTGACTCGTATATCCTTGTTCTTGTAGCTGTATCTCGATGAAATTTAGCAATGTAGTTTTTCGCGCTCCCGTTTGGTAGGATTGTAGGAACCGGTTCGTTCATTAAGCCGTTTGGTTCGAGTATCGCCTTTCGTAGGAAaccgggaaataaaaaaagaaaatcgtcaAATTAGGTTTTAAACACGTATAACCAGCTGTTAATGAATAATGTTTGTATTTAAGAATACTAAAGACTGAACAGTGAACGGTCAATGTGGATTTATGCCAACCCTCAACATTTACATAAGACATATGGACTTAGTAGCCGGTCCTTCACCGCTTAGAGATCCatgaagctggattcaatagttTTACTGGTGTAAGCCCTCGCATACATCCAAACATCCAAATCTTTTGTTCAGCAAGAAGGAGTTCGATACCAAATCCGATATCTGTTCGAACACGGGAATTTTCTTGATCTTTATAATGTTATGTCCATAAATATAAAGGAccataaatttaaaagtttaatgaCTTGAATTTCATGGGTATGGGTACCAGCAAACGTTTTAGTAGCTTTTCATACATTCATTCTTCTATCGAGCGTATATGACAGGCAATTTTACAATAATCAAAGAATACATTTCAGTCAGTAAAGTTGTACAAGTAGAGAAATTTGCAAAGTTGAAGAAATAATGTTACTCTGCTAGCATCAAATAGTTCAAATTGCAACAATACAGAGTATTATGATTTTAAAACTACATCTACATTGAGTCCTAAACAAGctcactaaaaaaaaaataaattaaataaaagcaacaggaaacaccacgccataGGGTGTGGGATCTAATCTCGAGTCTGTGTGTGCACCCTCCAGCATTTACGAACGGGCAGTGacccaccgatctataatataatACCGTCTTTCAGTCAATACTTAACTCTCTTTGGAGAGAGGctttgtcccactaggggatgatgtgccacataaataaaaatatagcaAATAGTAATAAGCCTCTTTATTCGACTTTTTGGTATCGCTTGTTTAGTCGTTTACTGAAATTgcttaaataatttcaaaaattattcaaaacagtaatttaaaaacagtctaaaaaacttgtttttaattgcacTAGAAAGATTAATGAGATTCAAAGCAACCTTGACTGTCTTTAGAGTAAAACGGAACATCAGAAATATGTAGTTCTTTTTATAATTATAAGACGATGCTAGATTTCATGCCAACAATGTCACGTTCACATACTAGAATCTGACTAACATGACAgcataattaaacaaatttaaaaggtTAGAAAGGGTACTTTGATACGTTGTGTGAAAATATGGTTCATGTTGTTAAGCTTGCAATGAAATACCACCAACAACATGATGTTCCTTCTGTTCCAGAGTGCATACCTTTGATCAAGTGCGACCAGCAGCTGAGAGTTTCCTAACGACCAACTTTCCCACCATTTGGTTAATGAGAATCACAAAAACAAAGGTAAGATGCAATGGGATCGTGGGTTAGTTGCCAAACGACTGCTACATGTAGTAGATTTAGGTGTTGAACGGAAAAGTAGTGTGTTAAGCGTCATCCGTgcaataccattttgcatcggtgGAGCAAGACAAGTTGGGCGAGTCCGACTCTCTGACGACCCCGGTCGGTGTAATCTGAGAGTGTGATTCCAGTGGCGGCTCgtcccgctgctgctgctggtgctctGGTTGCGCAAGATGTTGGTTAGTACGGTTAGCATAGGACTTGGAGTGTTTGACGGCAAAGGTAACGCTATCGCTGGAGCTGGCATTTTGGCATTTGGCTTTGGTGAGTAAAATTTGCGATCGCATCGGTTTCGCTTCCGTTGCCTGCCTGCGTTTCGTGGCGTCGGCTGTGACAAGATGCGACGGTTTGTCCACACCAGCCGAGGGCTCACAAGGAATGCACTGCGTTTGATTAGAATTGTTAGTGGACGAGAGATCTCCAAGAGTAGATCCTGAGGAGTTGTTAGCGCTTGAGTTGGTGCTACCGCCACCACTGCCACTTGgcgtgctggtgctgctgctggtactATTGCTGATGACGATGGAGGAGCTAGTGGTTACGGGTTTGGTTAAGCTTAACAGATTAAAGTCAGCACCGGAATCGATGTAGTCGTAGGTGGTTGCGGATGGTGCGTCATGGCTAGTGTTAGCGAGGGGTTCGCCGCTATCGCTGGCAGCACTGTTACAGTGTATGGAAGTGGTTAGCGAATCTCTACTGTTGCTGTAGGACGTACCCCACATGAGGACGGTTTGGCGCTGTGGCTCGCAGCGTAGCGACGGCGAAGAGGACGACGGCGATTTGGTATCGGAGGCCAGCTTGTGGTCGTCCGCGGCCACTCCATTGCGTAGCTGATGCGTCTGCAGCTGGTGCTGGTGAGGGTGTGCCAACATCTGTTGCATGTCctgatggtggtgctgctgtagtgcatgatgatgctgctgctgatgctggtggtgctggtgttgtggctgctgttgatgctgctgatgctgtggGCCGAGCTGATGGTGATGGGTGCTGGGGGGCTGCCGGTGCGCAGCATGACCGTGATGTTGAGCACCATGGTGTGAGTGCTGCTCTAGCGAGTCTTTGGTCGGTGCGGCGTTATCTGCCGTGCAGCACGGATCAACTAGCTCCTCCGATGAGTGTGGCGACGCACTCTGACCCTGGTGGCACGAGCTCTTGGGGACATGCGGAGAGCTTGTATCGGCACCGCTGGGGGCTGTGGCGAAGCCGCCGACCAGATAGGTGGACTCCCCGGCGCCACTCTCAGTGCCACTCGATCCGCCGGCCGGGTGCGACTGGTTTGGATCGCCGCCGGTACCGTAGCCTTTTGTCCCTTCGTGCCACCGCATGGTGTCCTCTTTAGTGATTCCATAACTGTCGTACGGAATAAGCCCGTTAGTAGGTACAAAGGTGGATGCACTAGTGCTCGTATGATACTCGGGATAGTAGCCACTTACACCTTGTAGCCGATACTGGTGGAATATGTTATCGGGCATCGGATAAAAGTTCGGCGAATGGACCGGGCCGCCCATATAGACGTTGTCCGGGCCGGCACCAGCAAAGTGTGCGGCTGGCGAGTACACACTATTAATGGTGTTTGTGTAGGCGGCTGCGGCGACTGCAGCGGCTGCGGCCGCCGTACCCGGAGGTCCACCGGGTATGTAGTCGACCACCGCCACGTTCGGCGATACCTGAAAGCACACAATCAAAGGATGTGATAGAAAGCAATATCAATAAATGCCCAAATGATTTTCAAATCTTAAGTCCAGTAAGACCAAAGAAGAGAAACCAAGGACATATTACAAGTACTGGTTAGACGTTGGCCCTGAATGTTCTTTGAATCAAGTTTTTACTACAAATAATTAGAAAGTCATTAGTTGATACTGGATAACCAAAACTAACGacacttgattttttttaatggaaaacTAATGTTGAAATGTAAAACTGTACATTGAAAGCGGTTTGTCCTAACAGGAAAAGATAGAAATACTCTCTGAATGATTCCATTCAATACCATGCACAATGTAGTGAAAAGAGTATCGTCTATCGTTTGTATTTTCCGTCCGTTAGTCAAAGCCAGAGAGTATCGTTAGCGTTCCGACGGTATGTTCTTTGTACATTCGAACTACTCTACTTCTACTTCTTCTTAGAGTAGCGACCTTGttgttggtcatggtcatgcctgcctgaTAAGGGCCTACGAGAACTTtaatgtgtacgtggataatcAGTCCTCTCCGTGTcggttgagattcgaacccacggcGTCGAGGTGGTGGGCCTCGGGGCACATGGGCCAATTTTCttaccggcgctaccgctcggctgtcgcggacctccAAAATTACAGAAATTCGAAACCAACTTGATCCAGCTTTACTACACTTTATTTCGGTAGACACGAGGCAAGGGTTCAGTTTCAAACGTAACTTTTGCATATATGTTCTAGTaatgattgaaaattcaaGCTAATGATTGAAGGAGATAGCTGAACGGAACCTAGCAGAAACATTACTTTGATTTTGTAGAAGCAAAAGTAGTTGGTAATAATAGTTAATGAAATTAAGCTTCTCTATGCTTTTTGTTGAAGATTATGATCGTCCAATCAACGATGGGTTAAAATATGCGAAGAATGGTTGATATTAAGGAAGCTAAGAGAGCAATTTAGACCATTATTTGATTAAGAGGTTCGAAACTAATTTTTTGTACGGAAATTTTACATACAAAACAATGCACCTTACCGGTTCATTTGCGCATTGGTTGGGAAGTTTTCGTTTATGGCGGCAAGTTGAGAGAAAATCGCGCAGCTGGGTTTTGTAGCGCCGATTGGCACGCTGCTGCGAGGTTGTTGGTGAACTTGGGGCACTCGTGCTATTCGAACTTATGATCAGCTGATCCGACTCGAAGTAGGTCGAAGAAATGCCTGCATCCAGATAGCTAACCTGTTGTAAGTGGCCGAAAAAGGGGCAAAAGAATACGTATTAACGTTCACTCTATCGGCTCTTTCCTTTCCAGACGCTCAAAAGGACGTCTGCAGTTTGTTACTTTAAAGTCCATCGTTCGTTTCCCGAGCAGGTCGCGACCTTCCTCTTCCATCAGCTGCCGATGCGTGCAGATCACAAAGTCCGGTTTCGAGTTCTTGTACACCAGCCTCGAGCTGGTCTGCAGCCACTGCCAGGCGCCGTCCTTTTTCTGATATCGATACGCTATCATGCCCGACgcgccggttttcagtacttTTAGAAACGAACAACGAAATTTTGGTTACCTGGAGAAATTGATGCGACAAACTTGTATTTAGAACAACTTACATTCCTGATGAGCGCTTGCCACGTACGCCAGATCGTCATAGTGCACCAGATCGTAGCCTCCCATGTTGGCCAGCTCGGAGTCTGAGTAGCCGAGTGTGTTCTTCCCcctagaaaaaaaagcaaatgagaGATAAAGTGCTGCGCACTGTATGCACACGGTCCAGGTGGTGCTAGTAATACTTGTGATCCATCGAAACGAGTGAAAAGTCCAGCTTGTGCTTTGACTTGAACATGTTCTCCTTCGGGGGAATCTCCAGCAAGCTAGGCGGTCCAAACGGGGTGCAGAAGGCGAATAGTGCCAGCGGTGGCTCTTCGTTCTTCTTGTTCTGTCCATGCAACACCTTCACCCGACCTCGTATATCCAGGCGCTGAAGGAGGAACATCGTAAATGTAAGACTCACAGGGTCGAAACTTGCACTGGGTGGACATCGTATTATTCATACCAGAAAGCCGGATGTGTTGTCGAGCAAACAGCGAAATCGCACGGTAAAGCTACGCTCCAGCAGTTTGTCCTTTTCCGGTACCAACGCTTCCGTTAGCTGTATGCCGGAAAGGTCCGCCGGTAGAAAGGAGTTCCATAGCAGCTGCTTCTGTAGCTCCTCGCGATCTTCCGAATGTACCAGCTCATATACTGATTGGTGTATGATGTCTGACTGGGGAATTAGGAGGATGGAAAACGGCAATCATCACAGAACACAAGCCAGAAGAGTGCAGAAATGAACGAACTAAATTACCTGATGAAAACCCAAGTAGCTTTCAATCGTGTGAGTGGCGAAGAACACTTCGCCTTCACAGGTGAGTATCATTATGAAGCCATTTAATGCCTGCGAAAgacgaaaaaaacattgaatattATTtacgataaataaaatttgatcaTTATGGGAATAGTTCGAGAATGTAATGGAAAGGGGTTATTGAAGTTAAGCGCTCTAATACACTGCATAGGAGAAACGGTTCAGTTCAGATACAGTTTTTATCTGATTACAGGCACAAGTTTGTGAATTGTACCCAAATTTGGAGCTTAAAAtgctttttcgttgattttttttattgtatgtacatacatacatacatactcAACAGCAAATATACGTCAAACTACTACATAACATGGACTGCGTCATGATACTATGTCGTCAAATCATTTGCTCTTGATGGTTCAgccatgtttttttgtgtttggtgcTGTTTGGCATCTGTTGCTTACTGTTGGCACTTCAatagaaattaatttccaatcGAATATGCTATTAAATACCGATTACCGGGAAGGGCATTTATGATGAGCTGTAGAAACCCGTTGTTCAGCATGTGGTTTGAAGTTTTCCCTTTCTGGAGATGATATTTCTTTAATTACAGCATCGAACCAACCCCGTCCCGCCGGAAGCGACGCTGGAAACGGGTTAAAACGTCGTGGTTCGCGTCTCGAACGCTATCATAATTATTCGTGCCCGTTTCTCGTTAAGAGCTCGATCGAAAAGTGCAAAGGTATGAATGATGAAGCTGTGAATGGTCACAGCAAAGACAGCGGCTTAATACAGAAGCATACGATTTTCTATGTGATGTCGCACAATATGATCGCTACAGAAAGTTGACGACAGGGGTCAGCGTTTATAGTGTTCGTTAAGTTTGAACGAAATTAGAATGAAAAGATTTACGTCtcttaaaagaaaacactagCCTGTTGGATCcattgtgtttgaatgatgtttttattgaCTAGATAATCTTATCTTAGCACTTACCTGTAAAAACATATCGCTATCAACGATGAAACTGTGATCGTACGATGTAAAGTCACGTGCTCGATAGCTTTCGTCGGAAACGGATTGTGGTAGCAAACCATTCTCGCTTTTATCTTTATGCATCACAACTGTTGGAAAAAAGTGCCGTACAtgtaaaagatttttttatttctattgctATAGTTGTTTAATATGTATTTACGCATAATGACTAAAAATCTATTGGtaaaattcacaaaaaaagaaaaaattgtttggtttaacaaacaaacaacaatagCACGCTGAGAATCTTCACTTGCTTGTGCAAAATATGAAAGAGTCCATTCGATCGCTCATTTCAAACGCGTTTAAAAACCACAATTTCAAGTGGTCCCTTTTTAGTACACTTTTTAATTCCCGGGGCTCGCTATGACAGACAGTGTGGGGGGGTCACTATAATGACCTTCATGTGTAATAAGGACACACGCAactattaaatattttataaaagatAACGCGTATCACcttttaaaaacattgttattcagataaaatatttatacaaTGTAGGTAGGATCAGGAAGTAATGGATAAATTAGCATATACTTAAAAATGCTTTGTTGTGTTCAATATAAGTCGTATCCTTCAGTATGAGGAGTACAAATATGTTGTTGatcttaaattaataattttatcagTAAGTAGTCTTCGATTTGTTTCAACAAATAATTACTGTATAATAACTTAACAAGAACATTTAAAACGTACTTAAATAGATATTAATGTAATGCTTACCTTGAAAATAGCTCTTAATCCTTAGATAGCTAACCGACAGCCGCAGGATGCTTAACCGGTCCAATTTACTCAGTATGTTTTGCTCGAAAGGCAACAGCGAAGCCAGCAAGTCTAGCTCAGCATTTAACCGCTCCCGGTGTCGCTTGGAAGGGTTACTCTTCGTGATGCCTTCCTTCGGCGTGGTCTTAATGCTGTATTGGAGAAAGGTATGGAAAACAGATAAAGATAAGCACTCACTAAGAATTCCGCGgccgaacaacaacaaaatggaACAATTCTCGTCTTTGCGAAGGTGGTACCTGGTTTCACCCAAGTGTTGTGGCTTTGCTTCTTAGAAGCGACAGACAGTGTACAAAGtaaagcaagcaaacaaacaaaaaacccaacaaaaaacagaacTTCACAGCAGAGAACGTCCAACTCGACTACGACTCGTTTATTATTCTTTAAAGGTTTTGGCATcgaatgttttttgttcatctTTGGGCTTCCTGAATTCCTTAGTAAACTTCGGAGACGAAATAGGTGTGAAGGTGTTAAATCCGCTTTCATGATATATCAGTCCCGGCCGTATGAATTGCGAATCTTCTGAACTGAATCGTTGAatcgcttttttattttattcttgttCAAATTTGGCAGAGCAGTCTGAATGCTGTATGTTGTTTTTAGCGACAGGACAGGATGGTCAACTTTTGTGGTACGGCAGCATGTGTGCCACTTTGTGTAAACAGATGTATGAGGGTAATTATCAACCGAAAGAGCAACCTAAAGGTTAGGGAAACTCTCCATTCGAATGCAAAGCGACGCTCACTCCTCCAATATGACCGGCGGATGGAACTATGGGTGAAGAAAGAGTTTTAAAAAGGCCAATAATATGTGAAATAACATGCACGTAAGAAAAATCATCTTAAATCATTTGATAAGGTGCCTAATTATTTTGTTCTAAGACAAAATATAACAATCCCAAACGATACAAAATGTTTGGGCATGGCTAAGCAATAGGAAAGAATAATTTTCCGCATATTCATGTTGAAATAGAACCAATTGTTACAAGCGATTCATTGAAAGCTCTCTATGGAAATTATTGGACCTAAAAGACGACCCGTTTGTATAATCTGACCAGCTTCTTGTCGTACCGTGGTTGGCGTAGAATAAAGTTCCCAACAGGGACAAAAGTAGGATGGCAAAAATTGTTGAGGGTGCAAGTTCAAAATCGAACACAAGAAATCTTCACCTTTTATTAAGACTAATGGGGAAACAAAATTCCTTTCCCATTCGCTGCTGCAATCTATAGGGGTCATTCGTAAATGCACGTCCATTGAAGCAAAGCGCAAGGCAGCACTCGTTGCCTTCGCGCCTACAATGAAAAGGCGTTTATCGGATTTCAATCGGGATCCCGGAACGGAACTCCGCAGCTCGAAATGCGACTGCGgcggaaggtggaaaattaaattcaaccgATTCCGGCTGCATCTGACCAACGCGGCTGCGGTGTGTAATTCAGAAGACGACATTTGGACTGCATTCCACGACGAAGGTGTTGAATTAATCATAAGCCAAATGGCGATTAATACTGCAGCAGCGAAGGCCTACAATGGAAGCAGTTCGTGGCGAATggcttatttaaatttaattgccAAAAAGGGTTTGTTTACTACCACACTTACCAGCCCTTTGATTTAGTGTATCTCGTTTCTGTATTCAAACTTATCCTTCTAGTTCTTATCCTCTTCGCAGTTTGGTTTCtcggtttggttgttttctttctcttaaTGGTGACAGATCAATCCTGCTTGCTGCTCACAAATCGGAAGCCAATTCGAAATATGTTATCAGGTTAAGGTTAAACCGTTTTGCCAAAACGAGAGTGAAAATCTTGGTTGTGAGATAAGATATAGGCTGTTATAATTTGAACgagtttcgttcgtttgttgaccttattttatttcatttcataacaCCTTCTGCTTCAGCAGATGGACTTGAACTTGAATCAGGTAAAATTTTATCCAATATTCCGTTCCATATTCGTTCATATTAGTAATGAGATAGATAGACCGTAAAttgtcattttttaaaaacatttggaTGGCCAGGCCGTATTATACTTGATGTACCAAAAAATAGCATTTTCCTCATTGTAGCTAACCATAGCTGTAATCGTATCCTGGGTTAACTCGGGTATAGACCTAAAATTGCAATCACTGAAATATAACGATTTAAAGACAATTTGTggtattatttatgtttgtgttATTCGTTTGTGTATTATAAACAAACGATTCAGATGGTGGATTATCCGTGCACATTATAgcattaagttttttttattacttatgGCAGCTGATTTTATTACTGCACTCTAATTGGTCAAGAACTTGTTGTCCAGAACAGCAAAATTGTTCGATCACATCTCTTCCATTTTGCGGCTTCAGTTTCcagtattttttaaaacatta
Coding sequences within:
- the LOC131266028 gene encoding IDLSRF-like peptide, with the translated sequence MAPTSLFWIGNVFFVSFPLAILGIDLSRLYGHLPAVSKRNEACHPYEPFKCPGDGNCISIQYLCDGAPDCSDGYDEDMRLCTAAKRPPVEETASFLQSLLASHGPNYLEKLFGSKARDALAPLGGVEKVAIALSESQTIEDFGAALHLMRSDLEHLRSVFMAVENGDLGMLKSIGIKDSELGDVKFFLEKLVNTGFLD
- the LOC131264447 gene encoding uncharacterized protein LOC131264447, encoding MKMSQLGTVYATKRRRRNGKSIKTTPKEGITKSNPSKRHRERLNAELDLLASLLPFEQNILSKLDRLSILRLSVSYLRIKSYFQVVMHKDKSENGLLPQSVSDESYRARDFTSYDHSFIVDSDMFLQALNGFIMILTCEGEVFFATHTIESYLGFHQSDIIHQSVYELVHSEDREELQKQLLWNSFLPADLSGIQLTEALVPEKDKLLERSFTVRFRCLLDNTSGFLRLDIRGRVKVLHGQNKKNEEPPLALFAFCTPFGPPSLLEIPPKENMFKSKHKLDFSLVSMDHKGKNTLGYSDSELANMGGYDLVHYDDLAYVASAHQELLKTGASGMIAYRYQKKDGAWQWLQTSSRLVYKNSKPDFVICTHRQLMEEEGRDLLGKRTMDFKVSYLDAGISSTYFESDQLIISSNSTSAPSSPTTSQQRANRRYKTQLRDFLSTCRHKRKLPNQCANEPVSPNVAVVDYIPGGPPGTAAAAAAVAAAAYTNTINSVYSPAAHFAGAGPDNVYMGGPVHSPNFYPMPDNIFHQYRLQGVSGYYPEYHTSTSASTFVPTNGLIPYDSYGITKEDTMRWHEGTKGYGTGGDPNQSHPAGGSSGTESGAGESTYLVGGFATAPSGADTSSPHVPKSSCHQGQSASPHSSEELVDPCCTADNAAPTKDSLEQHSHHGAQHHGHAAHRQPPSTHHHQLGPQHQQHQQQPQHQHHQHQQQHHHALQQHHHQDMQQMLAHPHQHQLQTHQLRNGVAADDHKLASDTKSPSSSSPSLRCEPQRQTVLMWGTSYSNSRDSLTTSIHCNSAASDSGEPLANTSHDAPSATTYDYIDSGADFNLLSLTKPVTTSSSIVISNSTSSSTSTPSGSGGGSTNSSANNSSGSTLGDLSSTNNSNQTQCIPSPAIALPLPSNTPSPMLTVLTNILRNQSTSSSSGTSRHWNHTLRLHRPGSSENSQGCFESH